AATTCGAGTATTGGCCACATAGAATTGCTTATCAAGTGATTGATGCAGCCACAAACAGATTTTCTGATGCAAATGTTATTGGGATTGGAGGAAATGGGAAAGTTTATAAGGGGGTGTTGCCTGGAGGAGCCGAGGTTGCGGTGAAGCGTTTTTCACTTGAAAACAACCAAGGGATTAGAGCATTCCTGGCTGAAATATCAAGTCTCGGGAGATTGAAACACAGAAATTTGGTTGGATTGCGAGGTTGGTGCAAGAAAGAAAAGGGCAGCCTGATTTTGGTGTATGATTACATGGAAAATGGAAGTCTAGATAAAAAGTTGTTCGATTGTGAGGAAAGCAAGATGTTGAGTTGTGAAGATAGATTAAGGATTCTAAAGCAAGTGGCTTCTGGAGTCTTGTATTTACACGACGGATGGGAGGCCAAAGTGTTGCATCGAGATTTAAAGGCGAGCAATGTGTTACTCGATAAAGAAATGAATGCTAGGCTAGGTGATTTTGGATTAGCAAGAATGCACGATCACAATAAGATGGCTGGCACTACACGCGTGGTTGGCACAGTTGGGTACATAGCGCCAGAGGTGGTGAAGAGTGGCCGAGTATCCACACAAACCGATGTTTTCGGTTATGGAGTACTGATCTTGGAAACCATTTGTGGTAGAAGGCCAATTGAAGAAGGCCAGCCACCTCTGATAGAGTGGATGTGGGACTTGATGAGCAAGGGGGAAGTGCTCAACGGGGTCGATGCACGACTAAGGAAAAGAGATGGGCTCGACCAGAAGGAAGTGGAACAAATGCTTCATCTAGGCTTGTTGTGCGCACATCCAGACTCAAATTCGAGACCAAAAATGAGACAGGTAGTGAAAATCCTCGAAGGGAAGAACGAGTTTGATGAGTTCGAAGACGATGATTCGGACATTCCTTTACTTAAAATGATGGAAACTAAAGATTGGTGCATTTTCCCACAAACCTTTGGCGACAATTTCAATTCACACCCAACATTTGAAGAGTTTGGGCAGGCAATGTCTTCGTCATTGTCAAGTTCTTGGTCCAATACATACGTACAAGGGAGGTGAATCTCTTATTACTTTCTTGTCTGTATTACAGTCTAtggttaaatatatattttccttACATGAGTTTTTCTGTTTATGAAAGATTTCGGACTCTCGTGATCGTGAACTTTGTTTACAAGGTTCTCAAGAATGATTGATTGATTGTGTTTAATCATTTGGTGTAAAAATAATGGACAAAATTATGAGTGGGAAATTTGTCGGATCAGCGTTAATCTTAAAAATTAAGCTGCTCTTCAATTTTAACATATGTTTGAAAGTTGGTTGAATGATTATGCATTGATTGAATGATTGACTAGTTGGTGAGACAATATTTTACTAGTACGATCAATAATCGGGCCCGAGAGGTCGTTACTATTATAACCGGGCCGAAGAATTTTGACCAAAGATTGAACACAATAGGGAAATGTCG
This genomic window from Primulina huaijiensis isolate GDHJ02 chromosome 7, ASM1229523v2, whole genome shotgun sequence contains:
- the LOC140980175 gene encoding L-type lectin-domain containing receptor kinase VII.1-like, giving the protein MKKPYNKRTVMIFLIIIGRTSAIDFLFNGFGSSDVSLYGNATIQSRVLTLTNDTTFSIGRALYPKKVVTKQENTSVVLPFSTSFIFVMAPYVGVLPGHGIVFLFVPHTGIQGTSSSQNLGLFNFSNNGLPSNHVFGVEFDVFKNQEFHDINDNHVGIDVNSLTSVSAYEAGYWPDQLEEDGGGSSDSNSFKKLKLNNWKNYQVWIDYVDGIVNATMAPVGVKRPKKPLLSVPINLSEIFEDQMFVGFTSSTGALVESHKILAWSFSNDNFSFSEGLITKDLPSFEPPKTPLHKRKGFIAGITLGLLFLVFACSLVGFLLVRRKRRIRKEMEEMEDWEFEYWPHRIAYQVIDAATNRFSDANVIGIGGNGKVYKGVLPGGAEVAVKRFSLENNQGIRAFLAEISSLGRLKHRNLVGLRGWCKKEKGSLILVYDYMENGSLDKKLFDCEESKMLSCEDRLRILKQVASGVLYLHDGWEAKVLHRDLKASNVLLDKEMNARLGDFGLARMHDHNKMAGTTRVVGTVGYIAPEVVKSGRVSTQTDVFGYGVLILETICGRRPIEEGQPPLIEWMWDLMSKGEVLNGVDARLRKRDGLDQKEVEQMLHLGLLCAHPDSNSRPKMRQVVKILEGKNEFDEFEDDDSDIPLLKMMETKDWCIFPQTFGDNFNSHPTFEEFGQAMSSSLSSSWSNTYVQGR